Proteins encoded by one window of Campylobacter concisus:
- a CDS encoding AbgT family transporter, with protein sequence MNKKNNSSILGFIENFGNKLPNPTMLFIYLSIITIIISFMLEKMGVGVSYQAIKDGQISQLSANVINLLSADSLRYFVSSVLKNFTSFYPLGVVFAIILGIGIADKSGLLSALMTKIALKSSKIWVTPIVIFLGVMSNVASSVGYVVLIPLGAILFAGFGRHPIAGLAAAFAGVSGGWSANLLIGTNDPMFAAFSMQAASVLNPDYVVLATANWYFMIASTFLIVFVGWFVTDKIVEPRLGKFDFLGDFSLKEHSEISVEQKRGLKFSLIALIVFVILLLVATLPSGSLFGAKGNESFMKSTFMHSIVVFMMLLFIVVGVAYGVGARSIKSSNDAIKFMEQSISELSGFLVLIFFAAQFTYLFNTSNIGLVLSIKGSIFLKEVGLTGLSLIIVFIFLIAFINLFIAVDSAKWAMMAPIFVPMFMNLGLSPELTQAAFRIGDSTTNIITPLMPFFVLIVAFMQKYNKELKIGSVVSIMLPYTVAFLISWTALMSFWYIFDLPLGPGAVIHYVK encoded by the coding sequence ATGAATAAAAAAAACAATAGTTCAATCTTAGGTTTTATCGAAAATTTTGGTAACAAATTGCCAAATCCAACTATGCTTTTTATCTATCTTTCGATTATTACGATAATAATATCATTTATGTTAGAAAAGATGGGTGTTGGCGTAAGCTATCAGGCTATCAAAGACGGACAAATATCACAGCTTAGTGCAAATGTTATAAATTTGCTTTCTGCTGATAGTCTTAGATATTTTGTTTCGTCTGTGCTTAAAAATTTTACTAGTTTTTATCCTTTGGGAGTAGTCTTTGCGATTATTCTAGGTATTGGTATTGCAGACAAGTCTGGACTTTTATCGGCACTTATGACAAAGATTGCCTTAAAATCTTCCAAAATATGGGTAACTCCAATCGTCATTTTCCTTGGTGTAATGTCAAATGTTGCTTCTTCGGTTGGCTATGTTGTGCTAATCCCGCTTGGAGCTATTTTATTTGCTGGATTTGGTCGCCATCCAATTGCTGGATTAGCTGCTGCTTTTGCTGGTGTTAGCGGTGGCTGGTCGGCAAATTTATTAATCGGTACAAATGACCCTATGTTTGCGGCATTTTCTATGCAAGCAGCTAGCGTGTTAAATCCAGATTATGTAGTATTAGCAACTGCAAATTGGTACTTTATGATCGCTTCAACATTTTTGATCGTATTTGTTGGCTGGTTTGTAACAGATAAAATCGTAGAGCCTAGGCTTGGCAAATTTGATTTTTTGGGTGATTTTAGCCTAAAAGAGCATAGTGAGATAAGTGTAGAGCAAAAACGTGGCTTAAAATTTTCACTAATAGCGTTGATTGTTTTTGTAATTTTACTGCTTGTGGCTACTTTGCCTTCTGGCTCTTTATTTGGAGCAAAAGGCAATGAAAGCTTTATGAAATCTACTTTTATGCATTCTATTGTCGTTTTTATGATGTTACTTTTTATAGTGGTAGGTGTAGCTTACGGTGTAGGTGCTAGGAGTATAAAAAGCAGTAATGACGCCATAAAATTTATGGAACAATCTATTTCTGAGCTATCAGGTTTTTTGGTTTTGATATTTTTCGCAGCTCAGTTTACATATCTTTTTAATACCTCAAATATTGGGCTAGTGCTTTCTATAAAAGGTTCTATTTTTCTAAAAGAGGTCGGATTGACTGGACTTAGCCTTATCATAGTTTTTATTTTCTTGATCGCTTTTATAAATTTATTTATAGCTGTTGATTCTGCAAAGTGGGCGATGATGGCTCCGATTTTTGTACCAATGTTTATGAATCTTGGACTCTCACCAGAGCTTACGCAGGCTGCTTTTAGAATAGGCGACTCTACTACAAATATCATAACGCCTTTGATGCCGTTTTTTGTTTTGATAGTAGCTTTTATGCAAAAATACAATAAAGAGTTAAAAATCGGATCAGTGGTTTCTATTATGCTTCCTTATACGGTTGCATTTTTAATTTCTTGGACAGCGCTAATGTCATTTTGGTACATTTTTGATCTACCGCTAGGACCTGGTGCAGTTATACACTATGTAAAGTAA